In Planctomycetaceae bacterium, a single genomic region encodes these proteins:
- the der gene encoding ribosome biogenesis GTPase Der: MSLPIVAIVGRPNVGKSSLLNALVGKRISIVDATPGVTRDRVSSPCPIAIGAEERYIELVDTGGMGIEDVDKLTDHVEAQIAFAVNSASLILFIVDAREGLTALDRHVAQELRKQNTPVLLLANKIDQVNLTTELAEMNGLGFGEPLPISAAHQQGVTDLMAAIARTIGSMAMEAIPQPVMKLAVVGKRNAGKSTFINALAGQERVIVSEVPGTTRDSVDVSIEIDGRQFMVIDTAGLRKRKSLAGDIEFYSYRRAVRSVGRADVVALMIDASVKISQVDKDISGLVAEQFKPVVIIVNKWDLARGKAAAEDYDEYLNKVLPELSYAPISMTTAVTGENVRRTVQLAEQLFAQANTRMSTAKLNEVVKEITTLRGPSHKSGTKPPKILYASQIDVAPPTIVCFVNDVRSFDDNYQRFLLARLRETTPFSEVPVRLLFRQRRGREEEKQS, translated from the coding sequence ATGAGTCTTCCGATAGTCGCAATCGTGGGTCGGCCCAACGTGGGCAAGAGCAGCTTGCTCAACGCGCTGGTGGGCAAGCGCATCTCGATCGTCGACGCCACGCCCGGCGTCACGCGCGATCGCGTCAGCTCGCCTTGTCCGATCGCCATCGGCGCCGAAGAGCGGTACATCGAACTGGTCGACACCGGCGGCATGGGCATCGAGGACGTCGACAAGCTCACCGACCACGTCGAGGCCCAGATCGCTTTTGCCGTCAACTCGGCGTCGCTGATCCTGTTCATCGTCGACGCCCGCGAGGGGCTGACCGCCCTGGACCGCCACGTCGCCCAGGAGCTTCGCAAGCAGAACACGCCCGTGCTGCTGCTGGCCAACAAGATCGACCAGGTCAACCTGACGACTGAACTGGCCGAGATGAATGGCCTGGGCTTCGGCGAGCCGCTGCCGATCTCGGCGGCCCATCAGCAGGGCGTGACGGACCTGATGGCCGCCATCGCCAGGACCATCGGGTCGATGGCGATGGAGGCGATTCCCCAGCCGGTGATGAAGCTGGCGGTGGTGGGTAAGCGCAACGCCGGCAAGAGCACGTTCATCAACGCCCTGGCCGGGCAGGAGCGGGTGATCGTCTCGGAAGTGCCCGGCACCACGCGCGACAGCGTCGACGTGAGCATCGAGATCGACGGGCGGCAGTTCATGGTCATCGACACCGCCGGTCTGCGAAAACGCAAGAGCCTCGCCGGCGACATCGAGTTCTACAGCTACCGCCGCGCCGTGCGCAGCGTCGGGCGCGCCGACGTGGTGGCGCTGATGATTGACGCGTCGGTCAAGATCTCGCAGGTCGACAAGGACATCTCCGGCCTCGTCGCCGAGCAGTTCAAGCCCGTCGTCATCATCGTCAACAAGTGGGACCTTGCCCGAGGCAAGGCCGCCGCCGAAGACTACGACGAGTACCTCAACAAGGTGCTGCCCGAGCTGTCATACGCGCCGATCAGCATGACCACGGCTGTCACCGGCGAGAACGTGCGCCGGACGGTCCAACTGGCCGAGCAGCTTTTCGCCCAGGCCAACACGCGCATGTCGACGGCCAAGCTCAACGAGGTGGTCAAGGAGATCACGACCCTTCGCGGCCCCAGCCACAAGAGCGGCACCAAGCCGCCGAAGATTCTTTATGCCTCGCAGATCGACGTGGCGCCGCCGACGATCGTCTGCTTTGTCAACGACGTGCGGAGCTTCGACGACAACTACCAGCGTTTTCTGCTGGCGCGCCTGCGGGAAACCACGCCGTTCTCCGAGGTCCCGGTCCGCCTGCTCTTCCGCCAGCGACGCGGCAGGGAAGAAGAGAAACAGTCTTAG